From a region of the Calliphora vicina chromosome 4, idCalVici1.1, whole genome shotgun sequence genome:
- the rumpel gene encoding sodium-coupled monocarboxylate transporter 1, whose product MSLKLDVNEVRTNLQRFGWPDYLVFILMLASCALIGIYFALKMRKKSQQDSKLSNQDAEDDYLVGGRKMTIFPITMSLISSFISGITLLGTPTEVYLYGIQYLYIIGSMISMGFLMHYFYLPVYHELKLISTYQYLESRFDRKVRLFGSILFICGTMLWLPIVIYVPALAFNQATGANIHFVTPLVCVVCIFYTCVGGLKAVVWTDVIQTLIMCGAMVLIMIKGTIDIGGPGVVFQKAYDSGRIEPPNFTFDITERYTVYSLVIGGIPHWLKSNAINQNMIQRYLSLPTLKKAQSAIWYFILGVLIFLVICGYSGLLIYATYSDCDPLETKLAKRNDQLLPLLVMETLGDLPGLPGLFVAGVFSAALSSLSTGLNSMSAVILEDFFKMFARKPLTKRETSFIMRIVVVVFGFICVALVFVVEKLGTVLQLSITLSSVANGPLLGIFTLGVMIPWVGEIGALVGGCTGLIFMAWMCIKAQLDKISGAVVYVRKPFTTAGCNYTFPDMAALNLVAENVTDTLEEASDVPFKIYNISYLYYTMVGAVITIVVALIVSFCLGFNSISRVDPKLLSPFVRRWLERRKLGKPVVPSATDPKLTNGNFQTIQETKT is encoded by the exons ATGTCCCTCAAACTCGATGTCAATGAAGTGCGCACAAATCTGCAGCGTTTCGGTTGGCCCGACTATTTGGTGTTTATCCTCATGTTGGCCAGTTGTGCCCTGATAGGCATTTACTTTGCCCTGAAAATGCGTAAAAAATCACAGCAAGATAGCAAATTAAGTAATCAAGATGCTGAAGATGATTATTTGGTGGGCGGACGTAAGATGACAATATTTCCCATAACAATGTCTTTGATATCAAG CTTCATTTCCGGCATAACATTGCTGGGCACGCCCACCGAGGTGTATTTGTATGGCATCcagtatttatatattattggcTCCATGATCAGCATGGGCTTTCTCATGCATTATTTCTATTTGCCAGTGTATCATGAGCTGAAATTAATCTCCACTTATCAA TATTTAGAGTCACGTTTTGATAGAAAAGTTAGATTGTTTGGTTCCATACTGTTCATATGTGGCACG ATGCTGTGGCTGCCCATTGTGATTTATGTCCCAGCTCTGGCATTTAATCAAGCTACGGGAGCTAATATTCACTTTGTTACACCACTGGTGTGTGTGGTGTGTATATTTTACACCTGTGTG GGCGGCTTAAAAGCTGTGGTTTGGACCGATGTCATACAAACCTTAATCATGTGCGGTGCCATGGTTTTGATAATGATCAAGGGCACCATAGATATTGGGGGTCCTGGAGTGGTGTTTCAAAAGGCATATGATAGTGGCAGAATAGAGCCTCCAAA CTTTACTTTTGATATTACAGAACGTTATACCGTCTACTCCTTGGTTATAGGAGGTATTCCTCATTGGCTGAAATCGAATGCCATTAATCAGAATATGATCCAACGTTATTTGTCTTTGCCCACGTTGAAAAAAGCTCAAAGCGCTATATGGTATTTTATATTGGGCGTTTTGATATTCTTGGTGATCTGTGGTTATAGTGGTTTATTGATCTATGCCACCTATTCGGATTGTGATCCTTTGGAAACTAAG CTGGCCAAACGCAATGATCAATTACTGCCTCTCTTGGTAATGGAAACTCTGGGAGATTTGCCTGGTTTACCAGGTTTATTTGTGGCTGGAGTTTTCTCAGCTGCCTTATCTTCCCTCTCCACCGGCCTTAACTCCATGTCTGCTGTGATCTTGgaagacttttttaaaatgtttgcccgCAAACCTTTAACCAAAAGGGAAACCTCATTTATTATGAGAATAGTGGTGGTAGTGTTTGGTTTTATTTGTGTAGCTCTGGTATTTGTAGTGGAAAAATTGGGTACGGTGCTGCAGCTAAGTATAACACTGTCATCTGTGGCCAATGGTCCTTTGTTGGGCATATTTACCTTGGGTGTAATGATACCTTGGGTGGGAGAGATT gGAGCCTTAGTAGGCGGCTGCACGGGTCTCATATTCATGGCCTGGATGTGTATTAAGGCCCAGCTGGATAAAATCAGTGGGGCTGTGGTGTATGTGCGCAAACCTTTTACTACGGCTGGCTGTAATTATACTTTCCCCGATATGGCGGCCTTAAATTTGGTGGCTGAAAATGTTACAGATACTCTAGAGGAGGCCAG TGATGTTCCCTTTAAGATCTACAATATTTCCTATCTCTATTACACCATGGTGGGTGCTGTTATCACCATTGTGGTGGCTTTAATTGTTAGCTTTTGTTTGGGTTTCAATAGCATAAGTCGTGTGGATCCCAAGCTCTTGTCGCCCTTTGTAAGACGTTGGCTGGAGCGTCGTAAATTGGGCAAACCTGTGGTACCCTCTGCCACCGATCCCAAACTAACAAATGGCAATTTTCAAACGATACaggaaacaaaaacataa